The following are encoded in a window of Streptomyces sp. SAT1 genomic DNA:
- the opcA gene encoding glucose-6-phosphate dehydrogenase assembly protein OpcA: MKIDLTDTNAGKINKALVQGRRAIGTPAVGMVLTLVIVTDEENAYDALKAAGDASREHPSRTLVVIRRVSRTLRDRTSSRLDAEVRLGAEAGAGETVVLRLYGEVCDHAQSVVLPLLLPDAPVVVWWPVNGPPAPAEDPLGALAQRRVTDTYACERPVRELTARAAAYTPGDTDLAWTRITPWRSMLAAALDQVTCEVRSVEVEGEESNPSCELLAMWLADRLDVPVKRSPSAGPGLTGVRMDTSCGPIRLDRADGRLATLAIQGQPERAVALKRRDTAELIAEELRRLDPDDTYASALRFGVERLNGGEATADERARAEGAGAEEGPVAVATAEEDTAKAPARRAAAKTARKSPTRKAAAK, translated from the coding sequence ATGAAGATCGACCTGACCGACACCAACGCCGGGAAGATCAACAAGGCGCTCGTGCAGGGCCGCCGAGCGATCGGCACCCCTGCGGTCGGCATGGTGCTGACCCTCGTCATCGTCACCGACGAGGAGAACGCCTACGACGCGCTCAAGGCCGCCGGTGACGCCTCCCGCGAGCACCCCTCGCGGACCCTGGTCGTCATCCGGCGGGTCTCGCGCACCCTGCGCGACCGCACGTCCTCGCGGCTGGACGCCGAGGTGCGCCTCGGCGCGGAGGCGGGTGCGGGCGAGACGGTCGTGCTGCGGCTGTACGGCGAGGTCTGCGACCACGCCCAGTCGGTGGTGCTGCCGCTGCTGCTGCCGGACGCGCCGGTCGTCGTGTGGTGGCCGGTGAACGGCCCGCCGGCCCCGGCCGAGGACCCGCTGGGCGCGCTGGCGCAGCGCCGGGTCACCGACACCTACGCCTGCGAGCGGCCGGTGCGGGAACTGACCGCGCGGGCCGCCGCGTACACCCCGGGCGACACGGATCTCGCGTGGACCCGGATCACGCCCTGGCGCTCCATGCTGGCCGCCGCGCTGGACCAGGTGACCTGCGAGGTCCGGTCGGTCGAGGTGGAGGGCGAGGAGTCCAACCCGAGCTGTGAGCTGCTGGCGATGTGGCTGGCGGACCGGCTGGACGTGCCGGTGAAGCGTTCGCCGTCGGCCGGTCCCGGACTGACCGGGGTCCGGATGGACACGAGCTGCGGTCCGATCCGGCTGGACCGGGCCGACGGCCGGCTGGCCACGCTGGCCATCCAGGGCCAGCCGGAGCGGGCGGTCGCGCTGAAGCGGCGCGACACGGCCGAGCTGATAGCGGAGGAGCTGCGGCGCCTCGACCCGGACGACACCTATGCCTCGGCGCTGCGTTTCGGCGTCGAGCGGCTGAACGGCGGCGAGGCGACGGCCGACGAGCGGGCGCGGGCCGAGGGAGCGGGTGCCGAAGAGGGCCCGGTCGCGGTGGCCACCGCCGAGGAGGACACGGCGAAGGCGCCCGCGCGGCGCGCCGCCGCGAAGACCGCGAGGAAGTCCCCGACCCGGAAGGCGGCGGCGAAGTGA
- a CDS encoding COX15/CtaA family protein, with translation MERVPNLTRDDAVAAVRNPLAFIAERWTPQPRTVQRAALAALVMAVVIVVTGGAVRLTGSGLGCPTWPTCTDDSLTTTRAMGFHGVIEFGNRMLTYVLCAAVGWAIIAARSQKPWRRGLTRLGWVQFWVVMGNAVLGGIVVLVGLNPYTVAAHFLLSTALIAVATVMWQRTREGDGAPRPLVGKAVQQLVWVLVAASVLLIAVGTVVTGAGPHAGDSAEVERIPLDWETVAKAHAVLAWIVVTLTFALWFVLKAVDAPRGPLNRTRDLFLILLSQGVIGYVQYFTHLPEVLVAAHMLGSCVMWIGVLRVLLSLRERSGAADGADGALPDTAGEPVALTKA, from the coding sequence ATGGAACGCGTGCCGAACCTGACCCGCGACGACGCCGTAGCCGCCGTGCGCAACCCGCTCGCCTTCATCGCCGAACGCTGGACCCCGCAGCCCAGGACCGTCCAGCGGGCGGCCCTCGCCGCGCTCGTCATGGCGGTCGTCATCGTCGTCACCGGGGGCGCCGTCCGGCTGACCGGCTCGGGCCTTGGCTGCCCGACCTGGCCCACCTGCACCGACGACTCGCTGACCACGACCCGCGCGATGGGCTTCCACGGCGTGATCGAGTTCGGCAACCGCATGCTGACGTACGTGCTGTGCGCCGCGGTCGGCTGGGCGATCATCGCCGCCCGCTCGCAGAAGCCGTGGCGGCGCGGGCTGACCCGGCTGGGCTGGGTGCAGTTCTGGGTCGTCATGGGCAACGCGGTGCTCGGCGGCATCGTCGTCCTGGTCGGCCTGAACCCGTACACCGTCGCGGCGCACTTCCTGCTCTCCACGGCGCTGATCGCGGTCGCCACGGTGATGTGGCAGCGCACCCGCGAGGGCGACGGGGCGCCGCGTCCGCTGGTCGGCAAGGCCGTGCAGCAGCTGGTGTGGGTGCTGGTCGCGGCGAGCGTGCTGCTGATCGCGGTGGGCACCGTCGTGACCGGCGCCGGTCCGCACGCGGGCGACTCCGCCGAGGTGGAGCGCATCCCACTCGACTGGGAGACCGTCGCCAAGGCGCACGCGGTGCTGGCCTGGATCGTGGTCACGCTGACGTTCGCCCTGTGGTTCGTCCTCAAGGCCGTCGACGCCCCCAGGGGCCCCCTGAACCGCACCCGGGACCTGTTCCTGATCCTGCTGTCCCAGGGCGTCATCGGCTATGTCCAGTACTTCACGCATCTGCCCGAGGTGCTGGTGGCCGCGCACATGCTGGGGTCCTGTGTGATGTGGATCGGCGTGCTGCGGGTCCTGCTGTCCCTGCGGGAGCGGTCCGGGGCGGCGGACGGGGCGGACGGCGCGCTGCCGGACACCGCCGGCGAGCCCGTCGCGCTGACGAAGGCGTAG
- the tkt gene encoding transketolase codes for MSTKPTTTDLEWTELDQRAVDTARVLAADAVQKVGNGHPGTAMSLAPAAYTLFQKVMRHDPADPQWVGRDRFVLSAGHSSLTLYTQLYLAGFGLELADLESFRTWGSKTPGHPEYGHTAGVETTTGPLGQGVANAVGMAMAARYERGLFDPEAPQGESPFDHFVYCVAGDGCLQEGISAEASSMAGHQKLGNLILLWDDNHISIEGDTETAVSEDTVKRYEAYGWHVQRVAAKEDGDLDPQAIYAAIQAAKAVTDRPSFIAMRSIIAWPAPHAQNTEAAHGSALGEDEVAATKRVLGFDPDKHFDVSDEVIGHTRQALERGRQAREEWEKSFQAWRAANTERAAEFDRIAAAELPAGWAEKIPVFEAGKSVATRAASGKVLQALGEVLPELWGGSADLAGSNNTTIDKTSSFLPAGNPLPEADPYGRTIHFGIREHSMGAELNGITLHGNTRVYGGTFLVFSDYMRNAVRLSALMHLPVTYVWTHDSIGLGEDGPTHQPVEHLASLRAIPGLNIVRPADANETAIAWAEIQRRWTKEYGKGAPHGLALTRQGVPTYEPDDDAAKGGYVLFDAEGGEPEVILIATGSEVQLAVEARERLQADGVPTRVVSMPCVEWFEEQDQGYRESVLPPAVRARVAVEAGVALSWYKYVGDAGRIVSLEHFGASADAKVLFREFGFTAENVVAKARESLAAAQR; via the coding sequence GTGAGCACCAAGCCGACCACCACAGACCTCGAGTGGACCGAGTTGGACCAGCGCGCGGTGGACACCGCGCGCGTCCTGGCCGCCGATGCCGTACAGAAGGTCGGAAACGGCCATCCCGGTACGGCCATGAGTCTGGCTCCCGCCGCGTACACCCTCTTCCAGAAGGTGATGCGGCACGACCCGGCCGATCCGCAGTGGGTGGGGCGCGACCGCTTCGTGCTGTCCGCCGGCCACTCCTCCCTGACGCTCTACACCCAGCTCTACCTGGCCGGCTTCGGCCTGGAGCTGGCGGACCTGGAGTCCTTCCGCACCTGGGGCTCCAAGACCCCGGGCCACCCCGAGTACGGGCACACCGCCGGGGTGGAGACCACCACCGGTCCGCTCGGGCAGGGTGTGGCCAACGCGGTGGGCATGGCGATGGCCGCCCGCTACGAGCGCGGCCTCTTCGACCCCGAGGCCCCGCAGGGCGAGTCGCCCTTCGACCACTTCGTCTACTGCGTCGCCGGTGACGGCTGCCTCCAGGAGGGCATCTCGGCCGAGGCGTCCTCGATGGCCGGCCACCAGAAGCTCGGCAACCTGATCCTGCTGTGGGACGACAACCACATCTCGATCGAGGGCGACACCGAGACCGCCGTCTCCGAGGACACCGTCAAGCGGTACGAGGCCTACGGCTGGCACGTGCAGCGCGTGGCGGCCAAGGAGGACGGCGACCTGGACCCGCAGGCGATCTACGCCGCGATCCAGGCGGCCAAGGCGGTCACCGACCGGCCGTCGTTCATCGCGATGCGCTCCATCATCGCCTGGCCCGCCCCGCACGCCCAGAACACCGAGGCCGCGCACGGCTCGGCGCTGGGCGAGGACGAGGTCGCGGCCACCAAGCGCGTCCTCGGCTTCGACCCGGACAAGCACTTCGACGTCTCCGACGAGGTCATCGGCCACACCCGGCAGGCGCTGGAGCGCGGCCGGCAGGCGCGCGAGGAGTGGGAGAAGTCCTTCCAGGCGTGGCGCGCGGCCAACACCGAGCGGGCCGCCGAGTTCGACCGGATCGCCGCCGCCGAGCTGCCCGCCGGCTGGGCCGAGAAGATCCCGGTCTTCGAGGCGGGCAAGAGCGTGGCGACCCGCGCCGCCTCCGGCAAGGTGCTCCAGGCGCTCGGCGAGGTGCTGCCCGAGCTGTGGGGCGGCTCCGCCGACCTGGCCGGCTCCAACAACACCACCATCGACAAGACGTCCTCCTTCCTCCCCGCGGGCAACCCGCTCCCGGAGGCGGACCCCTACGGCCGCACCATCCACTTCGGCATCCGCGAGCACTCGATGGGCGCCGAGCTGAACGGCATCACGCTGCACGGCAACACGCGCGTGTACGGCGGCACCTTCCTGGTCTTCTCCGACTACATGCGCAACGCCGTGCGCCTGTCCGCCCTGATGCACCTGCCGGTGACGTACGTGTGGACGCACGACTCCATCGGCCTCGGCGAGGACGGCCCCACCCACCAGCCCGTCGAACACCTCGCCTCGCTGCGCGCCATCCCCGGACTGAACATCGTCCGCCCGGCCGACGCCAACGAGACCGCCATCGCCTGGGCCGAGATCCAGCGCCGCTGGACCAAGGAGTACGGCAAGGGCGCCCCGCACGGCCTCGCGCTCACCCGCCAGGGCGTGCCGACGTACGAGCCGGACGACGACGCGGCCAAGGGCGGCTACGTGCTGTTCGACGCCGAGGGCGGCGAGCCCGAGGTCATCCTGATCGCCACCGGTTCCGAGGTGCAGCTCGCCGTCGAGGCGCGCGAGCGGCTCCAGGCCGACGGCGTTCCCACGCGCGTGGTGTCCATGCCGTGCGTCGAGTGGTTCGAGGAGCAGGACCAGGGGTACCGGGAGAGCGTGCTGCCCCCGGCCGTGCGGGCGCGCGTCGCGGTCGAGGCCGGTGTCGCGTTGTCCTGGTACAAGTACGTCGGCGACGCCGGACGCATCGTCTCCCTGGAGCACTTCGGTGCCTCCGCCGACGCCAAGGTGCTGTTCCGCGAATTCGGTTTCACCGCCGAGAACGTGGTCGCCAAGGCCCGGGAATCCCTCGCCGCCGCCCAGCGCTGA
- the tal gene encoding transaldolase codes for MTDALKRLSDEGVAIWLDDLSRKRITSGNLAELIDQQHVVGVTTNPTIFQKAISQGDGYDQQLSDLAARRVTVEEAIRMITTADVRDAADILRPVFDATDGQDGRVSIEVDPRLAHNTKATVAEARQLAWLVDRPNTLIKIPATEAGLPAIAETIGNGISVNVTLIFSLERYRKVMDAFLTGLEKAKERGLDLSKIHSVASFFVSRVDTEIDRRIDEQGTDEAKALRGKAGVANARLAYQAYEEVFSSDRWSALENAGANKQRPLWASTGVKDKAYKDTMYVEELVAPNTVNTMPEATLESTEDHGEIRGDAVRGTYAQARADLDALEKIGISYDDVVRVLEVEGVEKFESSWNDLLKSTEAELERLAPAEG; via the coding sequence ATGACAGACGCACTCAAGCGCCTCTCCGATGAAGGCGTCGCGATCTGGCTGGACGACCTGTCGCGCAAGCGGATCACGTCCGGCAACCTCGCCGAGCTGATCGACCAGCAGCACGTCGTGGGCGTCACCACCAACCCGACGATCTTCCAGAAGGCGATCTCGCAGGGCGACGGCTACGACCAGCAGCTCTCCGACCTCGCGGCCCGCCGGGTCACCGTCGAAGAGGCCATCCGCATGATCACCACGGCGGACGTCCGCGACGCCGCCGACATCCTGCGCCCGGTCTTCGACGCCACCGACGGCCAGGACGGCCGGGTCTCCATCGAGGTCGACCCGCGTCTCGCCCACAACACCAAGGCGACGGTCGCCGAGGCCCGCCAACTGGCCTGGCTGGTGGACCGCCCCAACACGCTCATCAAGATCCCGGCCACCGAGGCGGGGCTGCCGGCGATCGCCGAGACCATCGGCAACGGCATCAGCGTCAACGTCACGCTGATCTTCTCGCTGGAGCGCTACCGCAAGGTCATGGACGCCTTCCTGACCGGCCTGGAGAAGGCCAAGGAGCGCGGCCTGGACCTTTCGAAGATCCACTCGGTGGCGTCCTTCTTCGTCTCCCGCGTCGACACCGAGATCGACCGGCGCATCGACGAACAGGGCACCGACGAGGCCAAGGCACTGCGCGGCAAGGCCGGTGTGGCCAACGCGCGCCTCGCCTACCAGGCGTACGAGGAGGTCTTCTCCTCCGACCGCTGGAGCGCGCTGGAGAACGCGGGCGCCAACAAGCAGCGCCCGCTGTGGGCCTCCACCGGAGTGAAGGACAAGGCGTACAAGGACACCATGTACGTCGAGGAGCTGGTGGCGCCGAACACGGTGAACACCATGCCGGAGGCCACCCTGGAGTCCACCGAGGACCACGGCGAGATCCGCGGCGACGCGGTCCGCGGCACCTACGCGCAGGCCCGCGCCGACCTGGACGCTCTGGAGAAGATCGGGATCTCCTACGACGACGTCGTCCGGGTTCTGGAGGTCGAGGGCGTCGAGAAGTTCGAGTCCTCCTGGAACGACCTGCTGAAGTCGACCGAGGCGGAGCTGGAGCGCCTCGCCCCCGCGGAGGGCTGA
- a CDS encoding ABC transporter ATP-binding protein yields MRSEPARPSPDHRPPARRFAPQPVVEIRSLVKRYGTKTAVDGLDLVAGPGVTAVLGPNGAGKTTTVETCEGYRRPDSGTVRVLGLDPVTQSAGLRPRIGVMLQSGGVYSGARADEMLRHVAKLHAHPLDVDALIERLGLGSCGRTGYRRLSGGQQQRLALAMAVVGRPELVFLDEPTAGLDPQARRATWDLVRDLRTDGVSVILTTHHMDEAEQLADDVAIIDAGRVIAQGSPEELCRGGAENTLRFSGRPGLDVASLLKALPPESSAAELTPGAYRVVGEVDPQLLATVTSWCAQHGVMPDRISVERHTLEDVFLELTGKELRS; encoded by the coding sequence ATGCGAAGTGAGCCCGCCCGCCCGTCTCCCGACCACCGTCCTCCGGCGAGACGCTTCGCGCCGCAGCCGGTCGTCGAGATCCGGTCCCTGGTCAAGCGGTACGGCACGAAGACCGCGGTGGACGGCCTCGACCTGGTGGCCGGGCCGGGCGTGACCGCCGTGCTCGGCCCCAACGGCGCCGGCAAGACGACCACGGTCGAGACCTGCGAGGGGTACCGGAGGCCGGACTCCGGCACGGTGCGCGTCCTGGGCCTCGACCCGGTCACCCAGTCCGCCGGGCTGCGCCCCCGGATCGGGGTGATGCTCCAGTCCGGCGGCGTGTACTCGGGGGCGCGGGCCGACGAGATGCTGCGCCACGTCGCGAAGCTGCACGCGCATCCGCTGGACGTGGACGCCCTGATCGAACGGCTGGGCCTCGGAAGCTGCGGCCGGACCGGCTACCGCAGGCTCTCCGGCGGCCAGCAGCAGCGGCTGGCGCTGGCCATGGCCGTGGTCGGCCGGCCCGAGCTGGTCTTCCTGGACGAGCCCACCGCCGGACTCGACCCGCAGGCCCGCCGCGCCACCTGGGACCTGGTCCGCGACCTGCGCACCGACGGGGTCTCCGTGATCCTCACCACGCACCACATGGACGAGGCCGAGCAGCTCGCCGACGACGTCGCGATCATCGACGCCGGCCGGGTCATCGCCCAGGGCTCCCCCGAGGAGCTGTGCCGCGGCGGCGCGGAGAACACCCTGCGCTTCAGCGGCCGCCCCGGACTGGACGTCGCCTCCCTGCTCAAGGCCCTGCCGCCCGAGTCCTCCGCGGCCGAGCTGACGCCCGGCGCCTACCGGGTGGTCGGCGAGGTCGACCCGCAACTGCTCGCCACGGTGACGTCCTGGTGCGCGCAGCACGGGGTGATGCCGGACCGGATCTCCGTCGAACGGCACACGCTGGAGGACGTCTTTCTCGAACTGACGGGCAAGGAGCTGCGCTCATGA
- a CDS encoding heme o synthase, which translates to MCVTAVESRPGGPSQALKARGEGLLGAGQSPSHRPFGARVKAFVALTKPRIIELLLITTVPVMFLAQQGVPSLRLVLLTCVGGYLSAGGANALNMYIDRDIDALMDRTSQRPLVTGMVSPRECLAFGIGLAVVSTLLFGFTVNWLSAWLSLGALLFYVVVYTMILKRRTSQNIVWGGIAGCLPVLIGWSSVTNSMSWAPVILFLVMFFWTPPHYWPLSMKVKEDYARVGVPMLPVIASNKVVARQIVIYSWVMVLVSLLLTPLGYTGWFYTVVALLSGGFWLWEAHGLQNRAKAEVTGTKLKEMRLFHWSITYVSILFVAVAVDPFLH; encoded by the coding sequence GTGTGCGTGACGGCCGTCGAATCCCGTCCTGGGGGTCCCTCCCAGGCCCTCAAGGCCCGGGGCGAGGGACTACTCGGTGCAGGCCAGAGCCCGAGCCACCGGCCGTTCGGGGCCCGGGTCAAGGCGTTCGTGGCACTGACCAAGCCGCGGATCATCGAGCTGCTGCTGATCACCACCGTGCCGGTGATGTTCCTGGCACAGCAGGGTGTGCCCAGCCTCAGGCTGGTGCTGCTCACCTGTGTCGGCGGTTATCTGTCCGCGGGCGGCGCCAACGCGCTGAACATGTACATCGACCGCGACATCGACGCGCTGATGGACCGCACCTCGCAGCGTCCGCTGGTCACCGGAATGGTCAGCCCGCGGGAATGCCTCGCCTTCGGCATCGGCCTGGCGGTCGTCTCCACACTGCTGTTCGGATTCACCGTCAACTGGCTGTCGGCCTGGCTGTCGCTCGGCGCGCTCCTCTTCTACGTCGTCGTCTACACGATGATCCTCAAACGGCGTACGTCGCAGAACATCGTGTGGGGCGGCATCGCCGGCTGCCTGCCGGTGCTCATCGGCTGGTCGTCCGTCACGAACTCCATGTCGTGGGCGCCGGTCATCCTCTTCCTCGTGATGTTCTTCTGGACGCCGCCGCACTACTGGCCGCTGTCCATGAAGGTCAAGGAGGACTACGCGCGCGTGGGCGTGCCGATGCTCCCGGTCATCGCCTCCAACAAGGTGGTCGCCCGGCAGATCGTGATCTACAGCTGGGTGATGGTCCTCGTCTCGCTGCTGCTGACCCCGCTGGGCTACACCGGCTGGTTCTACACCGTGGTCGCCCTGCTGTCCGGCGGCTTCTGGCTGTGGGAGGCGCACGGGCTCCAGAACCGCGCCAAGGCCGAGGTGACCGGCACGAAGCTCAAGGAGATGCGGCTGTTCCACTGGTCGATCACCTATGTGTCGATCCTGTTCGTCGCGGTGGCGGTGGACCCCTTCCTGCACTGA
- the pgl gene encoding 6-phosphogluconolactonase: MSTPQLVVHRDKELMAQAAAARLITKIVDAQASTGAASVVLTGGRNGNGVLAALAAAPARDAVDWTRLDLWWGDERFLPEGDPERNITQARQALLDSVPLDPKRVHVMPASDGPYGTDVEAAADAYAEELARAAGPENHGAVPAFDVLMLGVGPDTHVASLFPEHPGVRETERTVVGVHGSPKPPPTRISLTLPAIRSAREVWLLAAGEDKANAVAMALSGAGEVQAPAAGAHGRARTLWLLDTPAAAQLPRSLYPPASA; encoded by the coding sequence GTGAGCACTCCGCAGCTGGTCGTCCACCGTGACAAGGAGCTGATGGCGCAGGCCGCCGCGGCCCGGCTGATCACGAAGATCGTGGACGCGCAGGCGTCGACGGGTGCGGCGTCCGTGGTGCTGACCGGCGGGCGCAACGGCAACGGCGTGCTGGCCGCGCTGGCGGCGGCGCCCGCCCGGGACGCCGTCGACTGGACGCGCCTCGACCTGTGGTGGGGCGACGAGCGGTTCCTGCCCGAGGGCGACCCCGAGCGCAACATCACCCAGGCCCGGCAGGCGCTGCTGGACTCCGTACCGCTGGACCCGAAGCGCGTGCACGTCATGCCCGCGTCGGACGGCCCGTACGGCACGGACGTCGAGGCGGCGGCCGACGCCTACGCCGAGGAGCTGGCGCGGGCGGCGGGGCCGGAGAACCACGGCGCGGTGCCGGCCTTCGACGTGCTGATGCTGGGCGTCGGCCCGGACACGCATGTGGCGTCCTTGTTCCCCGAGCATCCGGGGGTGCGGGAGACGGAGCGCACGGTCGTCGGTGTGCACGGCTCGCCGAAGCCGCCGCCCACCCGGATCTCGCTGACGCTGCCCGCGATCCGCTCGGCCCGCGAGGTGTGGCTGCTCGCGGCGGGCGAGGACAAGGCGAACGCGGTGGCGATGGCGCTGTCCGGGGCGGGCGAGGTGCAGGCCCCGGCGGCCGGCGCCCACGGCCGGGCCCGCACGCTGTGGCTGCTGGACACGCCGGCAGCGGCGCAGCTGCCCAGGTCGCTGTATCCGCCGGCGTCGGCCTGA
- the zwf gene encoding glucose-6-phosphate dehydrogenase: MSSLSGSGANPLRDPADRRLPRIAGPSGLVIFGVTGDLSRKKLMPAVYDLANRGLLPPGFSLVGFARRDWEHEDFAQVVHDAVKEHARTPFREEVWQQLSQGMRFVQGTFDDDEAFERLRATIDELDKAQGTGGNFAFYLSVPPKSFPVVIQQLKKHQLADQTGGSWRRAVIEKPFGHDLESAEELNKVVHEVFAPDQVFRIDHYLGKETVQNILALRFANTMFEPIWNRSFVDHVQITMAEDIGIGGRAGYYDGIGAARDVIQNHLLQLMALTAMEEPSSFDADALAAEKEKVLGAVRLPRDLGASAVRGQYAAGWQGGEKVIGYLEEDGIDPKSKTDTYAAVKLGIDNRRWAGVPFYLRTGKRLGRRVTEIAVVFQRAPHSPFDTTATEELGQNAVVIRVQPDEGVTVRFGSKVPGTSMEIRDVSMDFAYGESFTESSPEAYERLILDVLLGDSNLFPRTEEVELSWKILDPIERYWDSHGRPAQYASGTWGPAEADEMLARDGRSWRRP; encoded by the coding sequence TTGTCGTCTCTTTCCGGCAGCGGAGCGAACCCGCTCCGTGACCCCGCCGACCGACGGCTCCCGCGTATCGCGGGGCCGTCGGGCCTGGTCATCTTCGGCGTCACGGGCGACCTGTCCCGCAAGAAGCTGATGCCCGCCGTGTACGACCTCGCCAACCGGGGTCTGCTGCCGCCGGGCTTCTCGCTCGTCGGCTTCGCCCGGCGCGACTGGGAGCACGAGGACTTCGCGCAGGTCGTGCACGACGCCGTCAAGGAACACGCGCGCACCCCCTTCCGCGAGGAGGTGTGGCAGCAGCTCAGCCAGGGCATGCGCTTCGTCCAGGGCACCTTCGACGACGACGAGGCGTTCGAGCGGCTGCGCGCCACGATCGACGAGCTGGACAAGGCACAGGGCACGGGCGGCAACTTCGCCTTCTACCTGTCCGTCCCGCCGAAGTCGTTCCCGGTCGTCATCCAGCAGCTCAAGAAGCACCAGCTGGCCGACCAGACGGGCGGCTCCTGGCGGCGCGCGGTCATCGAGAAGCCGTTCGGCCACGACCTGGAGTCGGCCGAGGAGCTGAACAAGGTCGTCCACGAGGTCTTCGCCCCGGACCAGGTCTTCCGCATCGACCACTACCTGGGCAAGGAGACTGTCCAGAACATCCTGGCGCTCCGCTTCGCCAACACCATGTTCGAACCGATCTGGAACCGGTCCTTCGTGGACCATGTGCAGATCACCATGGCCGAGGACATCGGCATCGGCGGCCGGGCCGGCTACTACGACGGCATCGGCGCCGCCCGCGACGTCATCCAGAACCACCTGCTCCAGCTGATGGCGCTCACCGCGATGGAGGAGCCGTCCTCCTTCGACGCGGACGCGCTGGCGGCGGAGAAGGAGAAGGTGCTCGGCGCCGTCCGGCTGCCCAGGGACCTCGGCGCCTCCGCCGTGCGCGGCCAGTACGCGGCCGGCTGGCAGGGCGGCGAGAAGGTCATCGGGTACCTCGAAGAGGACGGCATCGACCCGAAGTCCAAGACCGACACCTACGCGGCCGTGAAGCTGGGCATCGACAACCGCCGCTGGGCGGGCGTCCCCTTCTATCTGCGCACCGGCAAGCGGCTGGGCCGCCGGGTCACCGAGATCGCGGTGGTCTTCCAGCGGGCCCCGCACTCCCCCTTCGACACCACGGCGACCGAGGAGCTGGGCCAGAACGCGGTCGTCATCCGGGTGCAGCCCGACGAGGGCGTGACCGTGCGGTTCGGCTCCAAGGTGCCGGGCACGTCGATGGAGATCCGGGACGTCTCGATGGACTTCGCCTACGGCGAGTCCTTCACCGAGTCCAGCCCGGAGGCGTACGAGCGGCTGATCCTGGACGTGCTGCTGGGCGACTCCAACCTCTTCCCGCGCACCGAGGAGGTCGAGCTGTCCTGGAAGATCCTCGACCCGATCGAGCGGTACTGGGACAGCCACGGCAGGCCCGCGCAGTACGCGTCCGGGACATGGGGGCCGGCCGAGGCCGACGAGATGCTCGCACGAGACGGACGGAGCTGGCGCAGGCCATGA
- a CDS encoding ABC transporter permease, with amino-acid sequence MTTTSATGSPGTYVPRPGAAPLPRMIAAQAALETRMLLRNGEQLLLTVVIPALLLVLFGSVDIVDTGAGRSVDFLAPGVLALAVMSTAFTGQAIATGFERRYGVLKRLASSPLPRWGLMTAKTASVLVTEVLQVILLTVIAFALGWSPHGNPLVVLVLLVLGTAAFSGLGLLMAGTLKAEATLAAANLVFLLLLVGGGVIVPLDKFPSGVQDVLALLPVSALSDGLRDVLQHGAGMPWGDLGILAVWAVAGLAAAAKFFRWE; translated from the coding sequence ATGACCACCACCTCCGCCACCGGCTCCCCCGGCACCTACGTGCCGCGCCCCGGCGCCGCCCCGCTGCCCCGCATGATCGCGGCGCAGGCGGCGCTGGAGACGAGGATGCTGCTGCGCAACGGCGAGCAGTTGCTGCTGACGGTGGTCATCCCCGCGCTGCTGCTGGTGCTGTTCGGCTCGGTGGACATCGTGGACACCGGGGCGGGCAGGTCCGTGGACTTCCTCGCGCCGGGGGTGCTGGCGCTCGCGGTGATGTCGACGGCGTTCACCGGGCAAGCCATCGCCACCGGCTTCGAGCGCCGCTACGGCGTGCTCAAGCGGCTGGCGTCGTCACCGCTGCCGCGCTGGGGGCTGATGACCGCCAAGACGGCGTCGGTGCTGGTCACCGAGGTGCTCCAGGTGATCCTGCTGACCGTGATCGCCTTCGCCCTCGGCTGGTCCCCGCACGGCAACCCGCTCGTCGTGCTGGTGCTGCTGGTCCTCGGCACGGCGGCCTTCAGCGGGCTGGGCCTGCTGATGGCCGGGACGCTGAAGGCCGAGGCGACCCTGGCCGCCGCCAACCTGGTCTTCCTGCTGCTGCTCGTCGGCGGCGGGGTGATCGTGCCGCTGGACAAGTTCCCCTCCGGCGTCCAGGACGTCCTGGCCCTGCTGCCGGTCTCGGCGCTCTCCGACGGGCTGCGCGACGTCCTCCAGCACGGCGCGGGCATGCCCTGGGGCGACCTCGGGATCCTCGCCGTGTGGGCGGTGGCGGGGCTGGCCGCCGCCGCGAAGTTCTTCCGCTGGGAATAG